One Buteo buteo chromosome 5, bButBut1.hap1.1, whole genome shotgun sequence DNA window includes the following coding sequences:
- the HNMT gene encoding histamine N-methyltransferase isoform X2: MASPMRSLLTDPARYLQAFRLFLTNSTEHQCMREFVERQLPAVIASIGNGKSTINILSVGGGAGEIDLLILSKLQARYPGVTINNEVIEPSADQIFKYKERVAETSNLENVKFTWHEETAYEYESRMNAEKKAKKWDFIHMIQMLYYEKDIPATIRYFHSLLEAQAKLLIILVSATIRTMIGV; encoded by the exons ATGGCATCGCCCATGAGGAGCTTGCTCACCGACCCCGCCAGATACCTCCAGGCTTTCCGCCTCTTCCTCACGAATTCGACCGAGCACCAGTGCATGCGGGAGTTCGTGGAGAGGCAGCTGCCGGCTGTGATAGCGAG tattgGAAACGGGAAGTCTACAATCAATATTCTAAGTGTTGGTGGTGGAGCAG GTGAGATTGACCTGCTGATCCTGTCAAAACTACAAGCCAGATACCCGGGGGTCACCATCAACAATGAAGTGATAGAGCCAAGTGCTGACCAAATCTTCAAGTACAAag AGCGTGTGGCTGAGACATCAAACCTCGAGAACGTAAAGTTTACCTGGCATGAGGAGACAGCTTATGAATATGAAAGTCGAATGAATGCAGAAAAGAAGGCTAAAAAATGGGACTTCATTCACATGATCCAG ATGCTGTATTATGAGAAAGACATCCCAGCGACTATCCGGTATTTCCACAGCCTCCTGGAAGCGCAGGCAAAGCTCCTCATTATCCTGGTATCAG